In Thalassophryne amazonica chromosome 13, fThaAma1.1, whole genome shotgun sequence, the sequence tgctggaagacccagccatgacccatcttcaatgctcttactgagggaaggaggttgtttgccaaaatctcacgatacatgaccccatccatcctcccttcaatacggtgcagtcgtcctgtcccctttgcagaagagcacccccagagtatgatgtttccacccctatgcttcacggtCAGGATggctttcttggggttgttctcatcctctaaacatggtaagtggagttgattccaaaaagctctattctggtctcatctgaccacatgaccttctcccatgcctcctctggatcatccagatggtcactgatgaacttaaaacaggcctggacatgtgctgggttgagcagggggaccttgctgccctgcaggattttaaaccatgacagcatcatgtgttactaatgtaatctttgtgactgtggtcccagctctcttcaggtcattgaccaggtcctcgtgtgtagttctgagctttctcagaatcatccttaccccacaaagtgagatcttgcatggaatcccagaccgagggagattgacagtcatcttgtgtttcttccactttctaataaataatcataacagttgttgtcttctaccaagctgcttgcctgttgtcctgtagtccatcccagccttgtgcaggtctacagttttgtccctggtgtccttagacagttctttggtcttggctatggtggacaggttggagtgtgattgattgagtgtgtgaacaggtgtcttttatacaggtaacaagttcaaacaggtgcaattaatacaggtaaagagtgcagaataagagggcttcttgaagaaaaattaacaggtctgtgagagacagaattcttactggttggtaggtgatcaaatacttattttatgcaataaaatgaaaaataattgtttaaaaatacaatgtgattttctggattttttttttttttttttagattatttttctcacagttgaagtgaacctacgataaaaattacagacctctccattctttgtaggtgagaaagcctgcaaaactgacagttttTTTCATGTGGCACTGCTTTTATGAGTCAAAGACTTTGGTCAGCCAATTTCTAACACCAAAccagttcatccacatgaataaatgTATTTTCACTAAAGATttgaagacttaaaaaaaaattcaggtttATACCCCAATATTTTTACATCCAGACACACATTCACAGACAacattctgaaagctgagattcTTCTGAACAttatgatatgcaacacatgggtatTATACTGAAAAAACCGTATCTTTAAATGAGTAATTACTGAAAATATGGTAAAGTCCAGAAAATACcccctggaccccagagggttaaacttgtCCCAGATGGAAATGCTGTGCTAAAAACTGAATTCCACCAACTGAAAAATGTGTGaccagtgcgacttatactccagagaaTGTGGTATGCCTGTAATTTGTTGTTTATTGACTGTTATTAGTGTTAATGCACTTTTTAATGAATTTCCATTTTGGATGTCTGCAGAGATATTTCTCCTGTTCTGAGAGACCCGGCAGCCCTGACAGCAGTGATTGACCTGTTTGAAGAACATGTGAAGAAAAAGCACAAGCAGGTGGATCTCATCGTGGGTAAGCAGCACCGTTCAGTTAAATCCAGGACCTTCTTAAAATCTGCTCTATTAGGCAGGAAACGCACACAATTCaaagttgattttaaactgttgagTGTTGAAAATCCAAATGGACTGTGATCCTTGCAGGTACACAGAGACGGTACAGGAACCAGGCTGGGTCCCTCCTTGCCGTCCATCCATGTCTGCTTGTCACTTGAGCTTTTTgaagtctgtgtgtttgtgtaggtaTTGATGCCCGTGGGTTCCTCTTTGGACCTCTGCTTGCTCAGCGACTCAATGTTGGCTTTGCCCCGGTCAGGAAGAAAGGCAAACTTCCCGGGCCGACAGTTTCAGTGGCATACAGTTTGGAATATGGCAAGGTAAAGGTTGGACTCACCCAAACGCAAAGCAGAGACACCTTAATTTACAGACTTCAGGGTTTTGTCATGTTTTCTTCCCACAGATATACAAGATTAGGGACGTTTTCAGTAAAACTGAGTATGGAGGAACTAAAAACTGATAAATGACGGCTGATGTGTTCTTCAGTTACAATATTCTGTCTTGGAGATGTTTTACGTGGAAGCAGTCCTAGAAGTCCAACACCTGCTGAGGCAGGACATCCTATGACTTAGACAGGTTGCTTTTTCAGACCAGTTTGTTCCACCTGCTATAATGAAGAACTGAGACCTGGACCTGAATACTCATTCAGATATGGGTGCATCAGCATTTGGGCACTTTCGGGCTTTTACACATTTCAATTTTTTATCAGCATCAAATTTCAGAACCATCAGTCTTCTCCATATCCAGATTTCTAAAATAGATTTTTTTGATGAGTGACTGAAAGTATCTTGGACTTCGTTTCCATCAGCTTTCTGAGAATGTCCTCATGAAGGTGCCGCCACACTTCACCACAGTGTTAGCTAACAAACGGGAATAACTGCTGCCATTCCAGGCGGAGGCTGAGATCCAGGCAGACGCTGTGACACCAGGACAGAAGGTTCTACTCATTGATGACCTTCTGGCGACTGGAGGTGAGGAATCTCCAGATCTGATAAGAAGAATGTTCACGGTGTgtcagggagaaaagcagggggcctaagacggacccctgtggaaccccatattttacGTCACCAAGGTTAGATGTAGTGTTGTTGTACCAGGGACAtgtggtgaggttgatggctggtgaggcactgacttcatcacaatcggGTTTATAAACATATAAACCCCACAGAGTATCTTATTCACTGTTTGACTGGCAGCAGTTAACAGGTTATgtgtaaaatctcatatcagcattcttcaCACATACAGACTGTAGCACACAAAagagcacatttaattaaaaaaaacatgttattatggccttacctttacttataaatgaagccgatatgtgccgctccttctgaacaaaagcattgatgacttgtttgtaagtgttccttatcttccttcagttttaaaagtctctctgtctcagtggagatcactgccagggaagaaagtcgtcctttctggctttgaatgtgagcgGTCGACCGCTCGTGTTtgagaaaattcttcaggtcacaatgtcccatctgagtccagacagtcACAAGTTGAAAAAATAAAGCAGCAGAAAAGGCGTTTTCTTAATGGACGttcacacagccagactttaaCTGTGTCCCACTCCGTTTGAAAAGAGCAGGTCTTCTGTCC encodes:
- the aprt gene encoding adenine phosphoribosyltransferase; amino-acid sequence: MDDASKLRLVSGLIRSFEDFPTKGVVFRDISPVLRDPAALTAVIDLFEEHVKKKHKQVDLIVGIDARGFLFGPLLAQRLNVGFAPVRKKGKLPGPTVSVAYSLEYGKAEAEIQADAVTPGQKVLLIDDLLATGGTLYAACELMKQQQAEVLGCLVVIELTDLHGVDKLKGHNVVSLLQY